A single genomic interval of Lewinellaceae bacterium harbors:
- a CDS encoding beta-lactamase family protein translates to MAGLKKGVKRLIFAGVIGVSVFLASSSKTSTVDAPPPVEPLPSIESLHLPIADFKQEVSSWLDSVFVAEKLPGMAVAVVYRDSVLFSGTWGYTSVKTEQPLSPDSPFRLGSLSKGVTAVLTARLVAAGLLDWDDCVSDYVPHFQIGKYGDITIRQLLSHTTGLPYHAHTSLIESRWSLEKSLPYLAQVKTISKPGQLYSYQNLAYSAIQPVLEKVTGKPMPELLKEYVFDPMGMQRASCDQASMLEDSLAALPHVHTRRGWVPKKISEKYYNAIPAGGVNASINDMASYVKNLMGYGDLNVAEFKPLFKPEIVTPIERRYFRDWDHLDEAYYGMGWRIVVNQQDTVYYHGGFVNNFRSEIAMRPCDGLGVVFLFNEFTPFAKTAVPEFWRLSNRYRFALEPWPMPIAKS, encoded by the coding sequence ATGGCGGGATTAAAGAAGGGTGTTAAACGACTGATTTTTGCGGGGGTTATCGGTGTCTCAGTTTTCCTGGCCAGCAGCTCCAAAACCTCTACCGTTGATGCACCACCGCCGGTTGAGCCTTTACCCAGTATAGAATCTCTGCATCTACCTATCGCAGATTTTAAGCAAGAGGTCAGTTCCTGGCTCGATTCCGTCTTTGTGGCTGAAAAATTGCCGGGTATGGCCGTTGCCGTTGTATATCGGGACTCGGTCCTTTTTTCCGGGACCTGGGGTTATACTTCGGTAAAAACAGAACAACCACTGAGTCCCGACTCTCCTTTCCGGCTGGGATCATTATCCAAAGGTGTTACTGCTGTGCTGACCGCACGGTTGGTGGCCGCCGGGTTGCTGGATTGGGACGATTGTGTATCGGATTATGTGCCACATTTTCAAATCGGTAAATATGGCGATATCACGATCCGGCAGTTGTTGTCCCATACCACCGGATTACCTTATCACGCGCATACCTCTCTGATCGAAAGCCGCTGGTCACTGGAAAAATCATTGCCCTACCTGGCGCAGGTCAAGACCATCTCAAAACCAGGTCAGCTTTACAGCTATCAGAATCTGGCCTATAGTGCCATCCAGCCAGTGCTGGAAAAAGTGACTGGTAAACCGATGCCCGAACTACTGAAAGAATACGTTTTTGACCCTATGGGCATGCAGCGTGCCAGTTGCGATCAGGCTTCGATGCTCGAAGACAGCCTTGCCGCCCTGCCTCATGTGCACACCCGCCGGGGCTGGGTGCCCAAAAAGATCAGCGAAAAATACTACAATGCCATACCCGCTGGCGGTGTAAATGCAAGCATCAATGACATGGCCTCCTATGTCAAAAACCTGATGGGTTACGGAGACCTGAATGTTGCTGAATTCAAACCGCTCTTCAAGCCTGAGATCGTCACTCCCATCGAACGCCGTTATTTCCGGGACTGGGACCATCTGGATGAAGCCTATTATGGCATGGGATGGCGCATCGTGGTTAACCAGCAGGACACAGTGTATTATCACGGAGGATTTGTCAATAACTTCCGTAGTGAGATTGCCATGCGTCCCTGTGATGGGTTAGGCGTTGTGTTTCTCTTCAATGAATTCACCCCTTTCGCCAAAACTGCCGTACCTGAATTCTGGCGTCTGTCCAACCGCTACCGTTTCGCTCTCGAGCCATGGCCGATGCCCATCGCAAAATCCTGA
- a CDS encoding threonylcarbamoyl-AMP synthase, with protein MQGFNTLISDDIDQAVYWLRKGELVAIPTETVYGLAANALNSIAVRKIFSTKGRPDYDPLIVHTDQVDKIAHWVTSFPAPLRQLAEAFWPGPLTLLLPKNESVPDLVTAGLPRVGIRIPDHALTRSLLSRLEFPLAAPSANPFGYVSPTTAQHVDNNFNGKIPMILDGGACTRGIESTIVGMEGEDLIIYRLGALVKAEIESVVGPVQLRPHSTSKPLAPGMLTKHYAPSKQVIVIGSLDEAIPLIKSPNVALITFSHALDQGYRSVWLSTRGDLDEAAARFYATLQQWDHDPAIEIIVIERFPDEHIGMALNDKLQRASSKS; from the coding sequence ATGCAAGGTTTTAACACGCTGATATCGGACGATATTGATCAGGCAGTTTATTGGCTGAGAAAAGGTGAGCTGGTGGCCATACCCACCGAAACCGTCTACGGATTAGCCGCGAATGCCTTGAACAGCATTGCTGTACGAAAAATATTCAGCACCAAAGGCCGGCCCGACTATGACCCATTGATCGTACATACCGACCAGGTGGATAAAATAGCCCATTGGGTTACATCCTTCCCTGCACCTCTCCGGCAATTAGCAGAAGCTTTCTGGCCTGGTCCCCTGACCTTGTTACTCCCTAAAAATGAGTCCGTACCGGATCTGGTGACGGCCGGATTGCCCCGGGTTGGCATCCGGATCCCCGATCATGCGCTGACCAGGTCATTATTGTCCCGTCTGGAGTTTCCACTGGCGGCCCCAAGCGCCAATCCCTTTGGGTATGTTAGCCCGACCACTGCACAGCATGTTGACAATAACTTTAACGGAAAGATCCCGATGATCCTGGATGGCGGCGCTTGCACCAGAGGCATCGAATCAACCATCGTCGGGATGGAAGGTGAAGACCTGATAATTTACCGGCTGGGTGCGTTGGTAAAAGCGGAAATCGAATCCGTGGTGGGCCCGGTACAGCTTCGTCCCCACTCTACCTCCAAACCCCTTGCCCCGGGCATGCTCACCAAACATTACGCCCCCAGCAAACAGGTCATTGTCATCGGCAGTCTCGATGAAGCCATTCCGCTTATAAAGTCGCCAAATGTTGCCTTGATCACTTTCAGCCATGCACTGGACCAGGGATACCGGTCAGTTTGGCTGTCAACCAGAGGTGATCTGGACGAAGCCGCTGCAAGATTTTATGCCACCCTGCAGCAGTGGGACCACGATCCGGCCATCGAAATCATCGTAATCGAGCGGTTTCCAGATGAGCACATCGGCATGGCTCTGAATGATAAACTGCAGCGAGCATCCAGTAAATCATAG
- a CDS encoding glycoside hydrolase family 95 protein, translated as MLCFRYAGLLALLLIVGSCSKSVKKDSPSASELTYFFDRPADYWEEGFPIGNGRVGMMILGDPDRQRIPLNEDSFWAGEPATGDNPDAPKWIDTIVHSLQRKDLIRADQLIRNMQGGFTESYAPLGDLWLDFQDTSEVSGYRRTLNLREGSVEIQFDRNGYHWIQRFAISYPDQVAMIDVTTNDPAGIRMAASMTSQTPHRIRQEGAKTLVMRCKAPYHAEPSYRGNMPDPVRFDKWGGKGMEAESWLTVLDGQGEVTDSVLQVHGDERIVLLFTATTSFNGPFKSPSADGLNPADQASKILQSASTHSIDELWNRHQEDHRSLMDRVVLDLGETPQKDKPIDERLRDYKAGAEDPGLVTLLFQFGRYLLVGSSRPGSQPANLQGIWNQELRPPWSSNYTININAEMNYWPAENTNLSELTEPFIRMIREMVDPGKKTASTNYHADGWVAHHNSDIWRQTWPVGDYGKGDPVWANWNMGAGWLVSHLWEHYLFTRDEDFLRTTVYPIMSEALAFVKDMLVQDDQGHWLTRFGTSPENKFLWHDTATAVCMGPTMDMAITRELLDRSLLAARILKIEPPKDWAEIQAHLFPYQVGNHGELLEWSQPFPETDVHHRHISHLYGFYPGNQIDPYRTPELFSAVRKTLERRGDPSTGWSMGWKINCWARQKDGDHTLLLINNELNPVEPSASGRYSYGPGGGVYHSLLDAHPPFQIDGNFGATAGIAEMLLQSHSGAVELLPALPSSWKEGNVLGLKARGAYTVDISWRDGKLQDAWITAAKDGFCRIRTWIPVQVDGVQVVTNESEFPDDPVFHVPEVGDPVILAVDSLAVVIPDAGYLIGFPVEKGQTYRIHP; from the coding sequence ATGCTTTGTTTCCGCTATGCAGGTTTACTTGCTTTATTACTAATTGTTGGGAGCTGTTCAAAATCCGTTAAAAAGGACAGTCCCTCAGCTTCGGAACTGACTTATTTTTTTGATCGTCCCGCGGATTATTGGGAGGAAGGATTTCCGATCGGAAATGGAAGGGTTGGAATGATGATCCTGGGAGATCCTGACCGGCAACGCATACCACTAAACGAAGATAGTTTTTGGGCAGGAGAGCCCGCCACAGGTGATAATCCTGATGCCCCAAAATGGATTGATACGATCGTGCACAGCCTGCAGCGCAAAGACCTGATCCGGGCCGATCAACTGATCCGGAATATGCAGGGAGGCTTCACCGAATCGTATGCACCGCTGGGTGATTTGTGGCTGGACTTTCAGGATACTTCTGAAGTGTCAGGATATCGCCGTACGCTCAACTTAAGGGAAGGGAGCGTGGAGATCCAATTTGACCGCAATGGGTACCACTGGATACAGCGGTTTGCCATCAGTTATCCGGATCAGGTTGCCATGATCGATGTTACAACCAATGATCCGGCTGGCATTCGCATGGCTGCATCAATGACCAGTCAAACTCCTCATCGTATTCGGCAGGAAGGCGCTAAAACGCTGGTGATGCGCTGTAAAGCGCCGTACCACGCAGAGCCCAGTTACCGGGGTAATATGCCGGATCCGGTACGATTTGATAAATGGGGAGGAAAAGGAATGGAGGCTGAAAGCTGGCTTACGGTCCTTGATGGACAGGGTGAGGTGACCGACTCGGTCCTGCAGGTGCATGGCGACGAACGGATTGTGCTTTTATTTACTGCGACAACCAGCTTCAACGGGCCTTTCAAGTCACCGTCAGCGGATGGGTTAAACCCTGCTGACCAGGCAAGCAAGATCTTGCAATCAGCTTCCACTCATTCCATTGACGAATTGTGGAATCGGCATCAGGAAGACCACCGGAGCCTGATGGACCGGGTGGTCCTTGATTTGGGTGAAACACCGCAAAAGGATAAGCCCATTGACGAACGGTTAAGAGACTACAAAGCAGGAGCCGAAGATCCCGGCCTGGTCACCCTGCTCTTCCAGTTTGGGCGTTATTTGCTGGTAGGCTCCTCACGGCCGGGAAGCCAACCGGCCAATCTCCAGGGTATCTGGAACCAGGAGTTGAGACCGCCATGGAGTTCCAATTATACGATCAATATAAACGCAGAAATGAATTATTGGCCGGCCGAGAATACCAACCTCTCTGAACTCACCGAGCCTTTCATCCGTATGATCCGGGAAATGGTGGATCCCGGCAAAAAAACGGCCAGTACAAACTACCATGCGGATGGCTGGGTTGCACACCACAATTCCGATATCTGGAGACAGACCTGGCCGGTGGGAGATTACGGGAAAGGGGATCCGGTCTGGGCCAATTGGAATATGGGAGCCGGATGGCTGGTATCCCATTTGTGGGAACATTACCTCTTCACCCGGGATGAAGATTTCCTGCGGACCACGGTCTACCCGATCATGTCTGAGGCGCTCGCTTTTGTAAAGGACATGCTTGTCCAGGACGATCAGGGACACTGGTTGACCCGCTTTGGTACATCACCCGAGAATAAATTTTTATGGCACGATACGGCCACGGCGGTTTGTATGGGTCCTACCATGGACATGGCCATCACCCGTGAACTACTGGACCGGTCACTGCTTGCAGCCAGGATATTGAAGATTGAGCCTCCAAAAGATTGGGCAGAGATACAAGCTCATTTGTTTCCTTACCAGGTCGGCAATCATGGTGAGTTGCTGGAGTGGAGCCAGCCCTTCCCGGAAACCGACGTACACCATCGGCACATTTCCCATTTGTATGGGTTTTATCCTGGGAATCAAATTGATCCCTACCGGACACCTGAGTTATTCTCTGCTGTGAGAAAGACCCTGGAACGACGCGGCGATCCATCCACCGGGTGGTCCATGGGCTGGAAGATCAATTGCTGGGCACGTCAGAAAGATGGTGACCACACGTTGCTCCTGATCAACAATGAATTAAATCCAGTGGAGCCGAGTGCCAGCGGAAGGTACAGCTACGGACCGGGAGGCGGCGTCTACCACAGCTTGTTGGATGCCCATCCTCCCTTCCAGATCGACGGGAATTTCGGTGCTACAGCAGGGATCGCAGAGATGTTGTTACAGAGCCATTCCGGTGCCGTGGAGCTACTACCTGCCTTGCCCTCGTCGTGGAAGGAAGGGAATGTCCTTGGATTGAAAGCACGCGGGGCGTATACGGTAGATATTTCCTGGCGGGATGGAAAGCTTCAGGATGCCTGGATTACCGCAGCGAAAGATGGATTCTGCCGGATCCGGACATGGATTCCGGTGCAGGTCGATGGTGTACAAGTAGTCACCAATGAGAGTGAATTTCCCGATGATCCGGTATTCCATGTTCCGGAAGTAGGGGATCCCGTCATACTTGCCGTAGATTCCTTGGCAGTCGTAATTCCGGATGCCGGTTATCTGATTGGATTCCCGGTTGAGAAAGGACAGACTTATCGTATCCATCCCTGA
- a CDS encoding TIGR00341 family protein — MSRRVPTPAMILRMIRVFFQDLFNLNLDKAADQDTIEYIRKGVIFRGANLWILIFAIMVASIGLNKNSAAVIIGAMLISPLMGPIMGVGLGMGINDIPLILKSIKNLSIAVLISIVTSALYFAISPLNDAQSELLSRKSPDLFDVLIAFFGGLAGIVAGSRQEKSNAIPGVAIATALMPPLCTAGFGLGTLQFDYFWGGFYLFFINGVFISLATWIIVRFLNYPHVEFLDPKRERRTRQLIFLFTLITITPSAFTALHVVRESIFKNKVSLFIDNEVRNGMLKRSVITRDIYYTRDSSHITLFLSGEAIPSATVKALDNRLREDKSYLLRNFTLEVHPEAGKQDTVNYTNMIKEMSAQLQTEFFQNTLTRNQEELTRKDNQIETLEKQLASFKGQQYPLDEIASQLKAMDPNLKSVSIARLPKFEVDSTRLDSITVAMVRFERKPNTAKLNEIKSFLAGWTRTTDLKLIVN, encoded by the coding sequence ATGAGTCGCCGAGTACCTACGCCTGCTATGATCCTCCGGATGATCCGTGTATTCTTTCAGGATTTATTCAATCTGAATCTGGATAAAGCTGCCGATCAGGACACCATTGAATACATCCGTAAAGGGGTCATCTTCCGGGGCGCCAATCTGTGGATCCTCATTTTTGCCATCATGGTGGCGTCCATCGGCCTGAATAAGAACAGTGCTGCGGTCATCATTGGCGCCATGTTGATTTCACCCCTGATGGGACCGATCATGGGGGTCGGATTGGGCATGGGCATCAATGACATTCCCCTGATTCTGAAGTCTATAAAAAACCTTTCAATTGCGGTGCTGATCAGTATCGTCACCTCGGCATTGTATTTCGCCATTTCTCCGCTTAACGATGCGCAATCGGAGTTGCTGTCGCGTAAATCTCCCGACCTTTTTGACGTTTTGATCGCCTTCTTCGGAGGTCTGGCCGGGATAGTAGCCGGTTCGCGGCAGGAGAAATCGAATGCCATCCCGGGTGTTGCCATTGCCACGGCGCTGATGCCTCCATTATGTACCGCTGGATTTGGCCTTGGCACCCTGCAATTTGATTATTTCTGGGGTGGGTTTTACCTCTTCTTTATCAACGGTGTGTTCATCAGTCTCGCTACCTGGATTATCGTGCGCTTTCTTAATTATCCGCATGTTGAATTTCTCGATCCCAAACGCGAGCGGCGTACGAGACAATTGATCTTCCTTTTTACTTTAATCACGATCACACCAAGTGCCTTTACAGCGCTACATGTGGTCAGGGAAAGTATTTTTAAAAACAAAGTCAGCCTGTTTATCGACAATGAAGTCCGGAATGGCATGCTAAAACGATCGGTGATCACGCGGGATATCTATTATACCAGGGACAGCAGTCATATTACCCTTTTTCTGAGTGGGGAAGCGATCCCGTCTGCAACGGTAAAAGCGCTGGATAACCGCCTCCGTGAAGATAAAAGTTATCTGTTGAGGAACTTCACGTTGGAAGTGCATCCTGAAGCAGGGAAACAGGACACCGTCAATTACACCAACATGATCAAGGAGATGAGCGCCCAGTTGCAAACGGAATTTTTCCAGAATACGCTGACCCGCAATCAGGAAGAACTCACGCGCAAGGATAATCAAATTGAGACACTGGAAAAGCAGTTGGCATCCTTCAAAGGCCAGCAATACCCGCTGGATGAAATCGCCAGTCAGTTAAAGGCAATGGACCCGAATCTCAAATCCGTTTCCATTGCCCGGTTGCCAAAATTTGAAGTTGATTCGACACGACTCGATTCCATAACCGTAGCAATGGTCCGGTTTGAGCGCAAACCCAATACTGCCAAGCTAAACGAGATCAAGAGCTTTTTGGCCGGCTGGACCAGAACCACCGATCTGAAGTTAATCGTAAATTGA